From the Lathyrus oleraceus cultivar Zhongwan6 chromosome 4, CAAS_Psat_ZW6_1.0, whole genome shotgun sequence genome, one window contains:
- the LOC127138417 gene encoding CBL-interacting serine/threonine-protein kinase 6 — MCEKEKESSHSALLDGKYELGRVLGHGTFAKVYHARNLNSGKNVAMKVVGKEKVIKVGMMEQIKREISVMKMVKHSNIVQIHEVMASKSKIYIAMELVRGGELFNKIVKGRLKEDVARVYFQQLISAVDFCHSRGVYHRDLKPENLLLDEEGNLKVSDFGLSTFSEHLRQDGLLHTTCGTPAYVSPEVIAKKGYDGAKADIWSCGVILYVLLAGFLPFQDDNLVAMYKKIYRGDFKCPPWFSLDARRLITKLLDPSPNTRITISQIMDSCWFKKPVPKSVARRKKEKEEEEEEKGFGFLEAEKSSMTPTTMNAFHIISLSEGFDLSPLFEEKKREEREEMRFATAGTASRVISKLEQVAKAVKFDVKSSDTKVRLQGQERGRKGKLAIAADIYAVTPSFLVVEVKKDKGDTLEYNQFCSKQLRPALKDIFWTSTDPPAA; from the coding sequence ATGTGTGAGAAGGAAAAAGAGAGTTCTCACTCGGCTCTGCTCGATGGAAAATACGAGCTGGGTCGAGTTCTGGGTCACGGAACATTCGCGAAGGTTTATCACGCGCGAAACTTGAATTCCGGAAAAAACGTAGCCATGAAAGTAGTTGGAAAAGAGAAAGTGATAAAAGTTGGAATGATGGAACAAATCAAAAGAGAAATTTCAGTGATGAAGATGGTGAAACACTCGAACATAGTTCAAATCCATGAAGTGATGGCTTCGAAATCGAAGATCTACATCGCCATGGAACTCGTTCGTGGCGGTGAGCTTTTCAACAAAATCGTCAAAGGTCGTCTTAAGGAAGACGTTGCTAGAGTCTATTTCCAGCAGTTGATTTCCGCGGTTGATTTCTGTCACAGTCGCGGTGTTTACCACCGTGATCTTAAGCCGGAGAATCTCCTCCTCGACGAAGAAGgtaatctcaaggtatctgattTTGGTCTCAGTACTTTCTCGGAGCATTTGAGACAAGACGGATTGTTGCATACCACGTGTGGTACTCCGGCGTATGTTTCGCCGGAGGTTATCGCGAAGAAAGGCTATGACGGTGCTAAGGCGGATATTTGGTCTTGCGGTGTCATTCTCTACGTTCTTCTCGCCGGATTTTTACCGTTTCAGGATGATAATTTGGTGGCTATGTATAAGAAGATTTATCGAGGAGATTTCAAATGTCCACCGTGGTTTTCTCTTGATGCGAGAAGGCTTATCACGAAGCTTCTTGATCCGAGTCCGAATACTAGAATTACGATATCACAGATAATGGATTCTTGTTGGTTCAAGAAACCAGTTCCGAAGAGTGTGGCGAGGAGGAAGAAAGAGaaagaagaggaagaagaagagaagggatTTGGTTTTCTGGAGGCGGAGAAATCGTCGATGACGCCGACGACGATGAATGCTTTTCATATAATATCTTTATCGGAAGGGTTCGATTTGTCTCCTTTGTttgaggagaagaagagagaagAGAGGGAGGAGATGAGATTTGCAACGGCGGGGACGGCGAGTAGAGTGATATCGAAACTGGAACAAGTGGCGAAGGCGGTGAAGTTCGACGTGAAGAGTAGTGATACGAAGGTGAGGCTTCAGGGACAGGAAAGAGGGAGGAAAGGAAAGTTGGCCATTGCCGCCGATATTTACGCGGTGACGCCGTCGTTTCTGGTGGTGGAAGTGAAGAAAGATAAGGGTGATACTTTGGAGTATAATCAGTTCTGTAGCAAGCAGCTTCGTCCTGCGCTTAAAGATATTTTCTGGACTTCTACTGATCCTCCAGCAGCTTGA